A genome region from Candidatus Poribacteria bacterium includes the following:
- a CDS encoding xanthine dehydrogenase family protein subunit M — protein sequence MEKFSYVNATSLEQVTSLLSESGWGEVMLIAGGTDLLAELKEYIETPKTLVNLKTLPGMDSIEADASGLKIGALATVADIAMHPTLQHHYTVLSQAAGSVATPQIRNVGTLGGNLCQRPRCWYYRDEATDCLKKGGDICYAVDGLSKYHAILGGDPVYIVHPSDLAPALIALGASVKIVGPEGEKNMSLEEFFTLPAANPFRENVLEPNEIVVEVSVPAPKPNTRSFYLKAREKGAPDFALSSVAGVFEMDGKTCKTASIVLGGVAPAPWRSKEAEAAVTGKMIDESVSQQAGADAVKDAQPLNDNAYKVALTQNLVSRAAMMAAS from the coding sequence ATGGAAAAATTTAGTTACGTTAACGCTACCAGTCTGGAGCAGGTCACGTCACTCTTGAGTGAAAGCGGTTGGGGCGAAGTCATGCTTATCGCCGGTGGAACGGATCTGCTCGCAGAACTCAAAGAGTACATCGAAACCCCCAAGACGCTTGTTAATCTCAAGACGTTACCCGGAATGGATAGCATTGAGGCGGATGCCTCAGGCTTGAAAATCGGGGCATTAGCTACTGTCGCTGACATCGCTATGCATCCGACTCTCCAGCATCACTATACCGTTCTATCGCAAGCTGCCGGTTCTGTTGCAACACCACAGATCCGAAACGTCGGGACACTCGGCGGAAATCTCTGCCAGCGTCCGCGATGTTGGTACTACCGGGATGAAGCCACCGATTGTCTGAAAAAGGGTGGGGACATCTGTTATGCAGTTGATGGTTTGAGCAAATATCATGCGATCCTCGGTGGCGATCCGGTCTACATTGTGCATCCTTCGGACCTCGCACCAGCATTGATCGCTTTGGGGGCCTCGGTCAAAATCGTCGGACCTGAAGGCGAGAAAAATATGTCGCTTGAGGAATTCTTTACATTACCGGCTGCGAATCCGTTCCGGGAAAACGTGCTTGAACCCAATGAAATTGTTGTTGAGGTCAGTGTCCCGGCACCGAAGCCGAATACGAGGAGTTTCTATTTAAAGGCGCGTGAAAAAGGTGCACCCGACTTCGCGTTATCAAGCGTTGCTGGCGTTTTTGAGATGGACGGGAAGACCTGTAAAACCGCCAGTATCGTTCTCGGCGGGGTCGCACCTGCACCTTGGCGTTCTAAAGAGGCAGAAGCAGCAGTCACCGGCAAGATGATCGACGAATCGGTGAGTCAGCAGGCGGGTGCCGATGCCGTTAAGGACGCACAACCCTTGAACGACAACGCGTATAAGGTGGCCTTAACACAGAATCTCGTCAGTCGCGCCGCGATGATGGCTGCAAGCTAA
- a CDS encoding M20/M25/M40 family metallo-hydrolase — protein MDAKKLTRTLIGYNTVSPLSNVEVMDYLTETLESVGCEVERVEYKDPAGVLKVNLIGRKGPVNGARGLALLGHIDTVPAIGWSMDPFEARIADEKMYGRGSCDMKGSVACMIEVASHYAASDLKAPLYVVITADEEVGYLGAIAVAEKSQMFKKHGFPKYGVVGEPTELHAVYAHKGTVRFTATAHGRAAHSSTGEGDNANLKLIPFLAEMRDIYHELTTDTHYGLEYHYQ, from the coding sequence ATGGATGCAAAAAAATTGACCAGAACCCTCATTGGGTATAACACAGTAAGCCCTCTCAGCAATGTTGAGGTCATGGATTATCTCACCGAGACGCTGGAATCTGTTGGTTGTGAAGTCGAACGGGTTGAATACAAAGATCCAGCGGGTGTGCTGAAGGTGAATCTCATCGGGCGAAAAGGGCCTGTGAACGGTGCGCGCGGACTTGCGCTACTCGGACATATAGATACTGTGCCTGCTATCGGTTGGTCGATGGATCCGTTTGAGGCACGGATTGCCGATGAGAAGATGTACGGCAGGGGTAGTTGCGATATGAAGGGCAGTGTTGCGTGTATGATTGAGGTCGCGTCACACTATGCGGCATCGGATTTAAAGGCACCGCTCTATGTCGTGATCACCGCCGATGAAGAGGTGGGCTACCTCGGAGCAATTGCAGTTGCCGAAAAGTCGCAGATGTTCAAAAAGCATGGCTTTCCGAAGTATGGAGTCGTCGGTGAACCAACAGAACTCCATGCGGTATATGCCCACAAAGGGACTGTCCGTTTTACCGCCACAGCCCACGGTCGTGCAGCGCACAGCAGTACAGGCGAAGGGGACAACGCAAATCTAAAGTTAATTCCTTTTCTCGCAGAGATGCGGGATATTTATCACGAATTGACAACCGATACCCATTACGGATTGGAATATCACTATCAGTGA
- a CDS encoding twin-arginine translocation signal domain-containing protein, whose amino-acid sequence MPDKDKKQGTNISRRNFLKGVGTGTVAATVAPSVLIGSEKAAEAQAGDAIANATIELNINGKSYQVEVEARTTLLTVLRDGIDTSGNNVDLTGAKLICDRGECGGCTVMVDGKSVYACMMLAIDAQGKQITTVEGLANGDDLHPVQEAFIQHDALMCGFCTPGFIVSSAALLNDNSSPTLEEIKVGLSGNTCRCGTYPFIFDAVKTASRKM is encoded by the coding sequence ATGCCTGATAAAGATAAAAAGCAGGGAACGAACATCTCGCGCCGGAACTTTTTGAAAGGCGTAGGTACAGGCACCGTTGCCGCAACTGTTGCACCAAGCGTCTTGATCGGCAGTGAGAAAGCCGCCGAGGCCCAAGCCGGCGACGCTATCGCGAATGCGACAATCGAACTCAATATCAACGGTAAATCGTATCAAGTCGAGGTGGAAGCGCGAACAACGCTTCTAACAGTTTTGCGTGATGGAATTGATACAAGCGGGAACAACGTCGACTTAACTGGGGCCAAACTAATTTGCGATCGTGGTGAATGTGGTGGCTGTACCGTCATGGTAGATGGGAAGTCGGTCTATGCTTGTATGATGCTCGCAATTGATGCACAGGGCAAGCAGATAACAACCGTCGAGGGATTAGCAAACGGCGACGACTTGCACCCCGTTCAGGAAGCATTCATCCAACACGACGCGCTGATGTGTGGATTCTGCACACCCGGTTTCATCGTCTCATCCGCAGCACTGTTGAACGACAACTCGAGTCCGACGCTTGAAGAAATTAAAGTCGGCTTGTCTGGCAACACGTGTCGCTGTGGAACCTATCCATTCATCTTTGATGCTGTCAAAACCGCATCACGGAAGATGTGA
- a CDS encoding phytanoyl-CoA dioxygenase family protein, whose product MTVLNSEDRAFWEENGYVVIRNAAPPELIQNVAQAVWDFLEMDANDPDTWYPDPPRKGIMVEIYQHPALWATRQYPRVHQAFTEIWDNEKLWVSFDRASMSPPNIPEKFERTNLGLHWDMSVDIPFRFHVQGVLYLTDTAANQGAFTCVPGFHNKIEAWIKSLPEDADPRQQDLVALGAVPVPGKAGDLVIWHSALPHSAGINTGDAPRVAQYITMSPTGEANPEARQRRINAWKERMAGFSGEREEKEHESGETAYLTELGKKLLGLEMWG is encoded by the coding sequence ATGACTGTTTTGAATTCCGAAGATCGCGCGTTCTGGGAAGAGAACGGTTATGTCGTCATCCGCAATGCCGCACCCCCAGAATTAATACAGAATGTGGCACAAGCCGTCTGGGATTTCCTTGAGATGGATGCCAACGATCCAGACACTTGGTATCCCGATCCGCCTCGTAAAGGCATCATGGTAGAAATCTATCAGCACCCGGCTCTATGGGCAACTCGTCAGTATCCGCGTGTGCATCAAGCTTTCACTGAGATTTGGGATAATGAGAAACTTTGGGTGAGTTTTGACCGTGCCAGCATGAGTCCGCCCAATATTCCCGAAAAATTTGAACGAACAAACCTAGGACTCCATTGGGATATGTCTGTAGACATCCCTTTCCGGTTCCACGTCCAAGGTGTCCTTTATCTGACCGATACTGCCGCCAACCAAGGCGCGTTTACATGTGTTCCGGGGTTCCACAATAAGATCGAGGCGTGGATAAAGAGTCTTCCAGAAGATGCTGATCCGAGGCAGCAAGATTTAGTCGCACTCGGCGCAGTGCCTGTGCCCGGAAAAGCCGGTGATCTCGTTATTTGGCATAGTGCGTTGCCACATAGTGCGGGCATCAACACCGGCGATGCACCACGTGTCGCGCAATACATTACGATGTCCCCGACAGGAGAAGCAAATCCAGAAGCACGCCAGCGCCGCATCAACGCATGGAAAGAACGTATGGCGGGCTTCAGCGGCGAACGAGAAGAAAAAGAGCATGAATCCGGCGAAACCGCATATCTCACCGAACTCGGCAAAAAATTGTTAGGACTTGAGATGTGGGGATGA
- a CDS encoding M20/M25/M40 family metallo-hydrolase has protein sequence MPGDNAQIWIDRARDSAEKHGLIFDLYINAPPVRTPPDAKIIQAALEITGETEPRTVAYGTDAAVFAQHMEIVVIGPGSILQAHTVDEWMALDQFPQGISIFSQFVKRFCAA, from the coding sequence ATGCCTGGAGATAATGCTCAGATCTGGATAGACCGCGCACGCGATTCAGCAGAAAAGCATGGGTTAATATTTGATCTGTATATTAATGCCCCTCCGGTACGCACACCGCCCGATGCGAAGATTATTCAAGCGGCACTTGAAATAACAGGTGAGACCGAACCCCGAACGGTTGCCTATGGCACCGATGCTGCTGTGTTCGCACAACACATGGAGATTGTCGTTATCGGACCCGGTAGTATTTTACAGGCGCATACAGTGGATGAGTGGATGGCGTTGGACCAGTTCCCACAAGGGATCTCAATTTTTAGTCAATTTGTGAAGCGGTTTTGTGCGGCTTAG
- a CDS encoding phosphodiester glycosidase family protein has protein sequence MRRFRAIISLLFLLMTVPATAQSGGEKKTLFPDFARGLHLYRYDWDIETCVLYVAEMSRHEPTLHFEVALANAQVLGKETVRSMANRRNQRGDRRVLVAVNGGFGVLGDMRGYGGVLESLHVQDGELITQPTDTEACFGVTESGEFLSTPVEMKASVQIGAHTLPLGCVNQRRLDGCQVTLYTPRLGKSTHTNRRRGTEIVIGGFPLPLTPNYTHSYRVEGVSRDGDSTIPRDGAILWISTRLKDSGVSEFNTGASGTFTVTLSPPEWNRVQHAIGGRLRLLKNGKINETLVEMHRAEKRHTPGKRASVLNLSHEPRTALGYNADTLFLIVADGRQPKYSTGLTLYELASIFIDLGATDAINLDGGSSSTFVVNDAVLNKPSGQREREVLNAVLITADVP, from the coding sequence ATGCGTAGATTCCGGGCGATCATCTCTTTACTGTTCCTGTTGATGACAGTTCCCGCTACCGCACAGTCCGGTGGCGAGAAAAAAACGTTATTTCCGGATTTCGCACGAGGGCTCCATCTTTACCGTTACGATTGGGACATCGAAACGTGTGTCCTTTATGTCGCTGAAATGTCCCGCCATGAACCGACACTCCACTTTGAGGTAGCACTTGCGAATGCCCAAGTACTCGGAAAAGAAACCGTTCGGTCTATGGCAAACCGTCGGAACCAACGCGGGGATCGCCGTGTCCTTGTCGCAGTTAATGGTGGATTCGGTGTACTCGGTGATATGCGCGGTTACGGGGGCGTATTAGAGAGTTTGCATGTTCAAGACGGTGAACTCATCACCCAGCCTACAGATACCGAGGCATGCTTCGGTGTCACCGAGTCTGGTGAATTTCTGAGCACTCCCGTGGAAATGAAAGCAAGCGTGCAAATAGGCGCGCACACGCTACCCCTCGGATGTGTTAATCAACGACGGCTTGATGGATGTCAGGTGACGCTCTACACGCCACGACTCGGTAAATCAACCCATACCAACCGTCGCCGAGGCACAGAAATTGTAATCGGCGGGTTTCCGCTCCCTCTAACCCCGAATTATACACATTCCTACCGTGTGGAGGGAGTCTCACGCGATGGAGATAGCACAATCCCGAGGGACGGGGCAATTCTTTGGATTAGCACGCGGTTGAAAGATTCGGGCGTTTCCGAGTTTAATACTGGCGCGAGTGGCACGTTTACCGTTACGCTCTCACCACCGGAATGGAATCGAGTTCAGCACGCTATTGGCGGGCGACTCCGACTCCTTAAGAATGGTAAAATCAATGAGACGCTTGTGGAGATGCATCGCGCTGAAAAGCGGCATACCCCCGGCAAACGCGCATCAGTGTTGAATCTGAGCCATGAACCCCGCACTGCGCTTGGATACAACGCGGACACGCTCTTTTTAATTGTCGCAGACGGACGGCAACCGAAGTATAGCACTGGATTAACCCTCTACGAACTCGCCAGCATTTTCATTGACCTCGGGGCAACCGATGCGATTAATCTCGATGGTGGTTCCTCCAGCACCTTTGTCGTTAACGATGCGGTCCTCAATAAGCCATCAGGACAGCGAGAACGGGAAGTCCTGAATGCCGTCTTGATCACAGCGGATGTCCCGTAG
- a CDS encoding 3-oxoacyl-ACP reductase FabG: MRLEGQVAIVTGGGGGIGKATCLAFAKEGADIVIPEVNLANAEAASAEITALGRQCRVIETDVADGDSVRKMVQETLDEFGRIDILVNNAGIFSYTRIDACTEAEWDRMMAVNLKGPFLCSQAVMETMKTQRSGRIINLGSLAGQVGGLVASAPYSASKAGVMCLTKSLARVLGEYGITVNSIAPGVAATEMAKNHPDMTDQIPLGRVADASEIASVILFLASEDGQYVTGATLDVNGGIRMA, encoded by the coding sequence ATGCGTTTAGAAGGACAGGTTGCAATTGTTACAGGAGGTGGCGGAGGTATCGGGAAAGCAACGTGTCTCGCTTTCGCCAAAGAAGGTGCGGATATTGTAATCCCTGAAGTGAATTTAGCGAATGCGGAAGCGGCTTCAGCAGAAATAACTGCGCTCGGTAGGCAGTGTCGTGTGATTGAAACGGATGTAGCGGATGGCGATTCTGTGCGCAAGATGGTTCAGGAAACACTCGACGAGTTCGGACGGATCGATATTTTAGTCAATAATGCTGGTATTTTTAGTTACACGCGTATTGATGCCTGCACGGAAGCGGAATGGGATCGGATGATGGCTGTGAACCTGAAGGGTCCATTTCTGTGTTCACAAGCAGTCATGGAAACGATGAAAACACAACGCTCCGGACGGATCATCAACCTCGGTTCGCTGGCGGGACAGGTCGGCGGCTTGGTCGCTTCTGCCCCGTATTCCGCCTCGAAAGCGGGTGTCATGTGTCTAACGAAATCGTTAGCACGTGTGCTTGGAGAATACGGAATCACGGTGAATTCTATCGCCCCGGGAGTAGCGGCAACAGAGATGGCGAAAAATCATCCAGACATGACAGACCAGATTCCGTTAGGACGGGTTGCCGATGCTTCGGAGATTGCGAGTGTTATCCTTTTCCTCGCCTCAGAAGACGGGCAATATGTGACTGGGGCGACCCTTGATGTCAACGGTGGGATACGAATGGCTTAA
- a CDS encoding FkbM family methyltransferase, with product MNLPLNYLVRSYLRWCPITDGKRLLLNLTRNLITPEDPITVFDTKYGFRLKANLANPEHQYLYFYGTHDERHVVTKLLKMVQPGDICWDIGANIGFYTCFLASRVEESGVVVAFEPAVRTCGYLSENVSLNRFANVTVVNKGLSDRIEQRPLYYAEAGLAEGTASLKYVNSRSVSERVTLDTIDNLIRELPVPDFIKIDVEGYQLEVLRGGEHCLKTHAPLLMAELKDVGETNRDTFAEIEEYVTDLGYQLYEIRKYSLRRCKKLSDAPKRNFFLVKEQSRAFSRILPWLRC from the coding sequence ATGAACCTGCCTCTCAACTATCTTGTCCGCAGTTATCTCCGTTGGTGTCCAATTACTGACGGTAAGCGTTTGCTATTAAACTTAACAAGGAATTTGATTACACCTGAGGACCCGATCACTGTTTTTGACACAAAGTACGGGTTCCGATTAAAAGCCAATCTTGCGAATCCTGAGCACCAATATCTCTATTTTTACGGCACGCATGATGAGAGGCATGTCGTTACCAAACTTCTGAAGATGGTTCAGCCCGGAGACATCTGTTGGGACATCGGGGCAAACATCGGATTTTATACATGCTTCCTCGCTTCACGGGTTGAAGAGTCAGGTGTTGTCGTTGCTTTTGAACCTGCCGTGCGTACTTGTGGCTATCTCAGTGAGAATGTCTCTCTAAATCGGTTCGCGAATGTTACTGTTGTCAATAAAGGGCTTAGCGACAGGATAGAACAACGGCCTCTCTACTACGCTGAGGCAGGACTTGCTGAAGGCACAGCTTCCTTAAAGTATGTCAATAGTCGATCAGTATCGGAACGCGTAACACTTGACACGATTGACAATCTCATCCGAGAACTCCCAGTTCCGGATTTCATCAAGATCGATGTAGAGGGCTATCAATTGGAGGTGTTACGCGGCGGTGAACACTGCTTAAAAACGCATGCCCCCCTCTTAATGGCGGAGCTGAAAGATGTTGGCGAAACAAACCGTGATACTTTCGCCGAAATTGAGGAGTACGTCACAGATTTGGGGTATCAACTTTATGAGATTAGGAAATATTCTCTCCGGCGATGTAAGAAACTTTCTGACGCACCGAAAAGAAACTTCTTCCTCGTCAAAGAGCAGTCCCGTGCCTTTTCCAGAATCTTACCGTGGCTCAGGTGTTAA
- a CDS encoding xanthine dehydrogenase family protein molybdopterin-binding subunit: MASWGEASESRLIGKRVTRLSGKDKVTGKAKYTFDINEPGMLYGRILRSETAHATVMGIDLSEAEALPGVKAVIPLIEVGNKLRYQGQEIAAVAAETDDIAKDAIRLIHVDLEELPHVVTEAEAMADGAPQIREDWAGNQSEPNVREDGDINAGFAEAAVEVEATYHTPVQTHVCLETHGHVAKWEDEQNLTVWASTQGVFGVRNDFAQHFELPANQVRVITEHMGGGFGSKFGPGIEGRTAVELARMTGKAVKLMLTRKAEHLVAGNRPSMTQHVRAGATRDGRLIAYDMKGYGTGGISSGAGFTGPYVYHVPNSRAERVNVAVNAGNQRAMRAPGHPQGAFGMDSLMDELAEKLGMNPLEFRRINDPNEVRQAQYTLGAQEIGWHRRNSVPGSGTGVKKRGMGLGSGQWGGGGGRGTEARVTINADGTVEAVTGTQDIGTGVRTVIAMIVAEEFGLNTTDVRVKVGDSQPGLPSGGSGGSQTTPSVAPVIKTAAAAAKQKLFERIAPLLEAPVGDLRVGTGTIYVVSDRTKTITWKQATGQLGMESISEGGTWEEDLRQNGAAGTQFAEVEIDTQTGAIRVIKIVAVQDCGLAINRLTTESQINGGVIMGLGQALLEERFMDPETGRMLNANLEDYKVPGTLEIPEIKSIVFDTHRKVTGVGEPPCIPTPGAIANAVYNAIGVRIRSLPITPDKILDALADKA, from the coding sequence ATGGCATCATGGGGAGAAGCAAGTGAATCTCGCCTCATCGGAAAACGGGTAACCCGTTTGTCCGGTAAGGATAAAGTCACTGGAAAAGCGAAGTATACTTTTGACATCAATGAACCGGGTATGCTTTACGGACGCATCTTGCGTTCTGAAACCGCACACGCTACCGTTATGGGTATTGATCTGAGCGAAGCAGAGGCGTTACCCGGGGTCAAGGCTGTTATCCCGCTCATTGAAGTGGGGAATAAACTCCGGTACCAAGGGCAAGAAATTGCTGCTGTTGCCGCTGAAACAGATGACATCGCTAAGGACGCGATCCGCCTCATTCATGTTGACTTGGAGGAATTGCCGCACGTCGTCACAGAAGCGGAGGCGATGGCAGATGGCGCGCCGCAGATCCGAGAGGATTGGGCGGGCAATCAGAGCGAACCGAATGTCAGGGAAGACGGCGACATCAATGCCGGATTTGCTGAAGCCGCTGTTGAAGTCGAAGCTACCTATCACACGCCTGTTCAGACACACGTCTGCTTGGAAACACATGGACATGTCGCAAAATGGGAAGATGAACAGAATCTTACCGTCTGGGCATCTACACAAGGCGTTTTTGGGGTTCGTAACGATTTCGCGCAGCACTTTGAATTGCCAGCAAACCAAGTTCGGGTCATTACAGAACACATGGGAGGCGGATTTGGGAGCAAATTCGGACCCGGTATAGAGGGACGCACCGCGGTTGAGTTGGCACGTATGACTGGCAAAGCAGTCAAGTTAATGCTGACCCGGAAAGCAGAGCATCTTGTTGCTGGCAATAGACCTTCAATGACACAGCACGTTCGCGCCGGCGCAACACGCGACGGGCGACTTATCGCTTACGATATGAAGGGCTATGGCACAGGGGGCATCTCCAGTGGGGCCGGTTTCACGGGACCCTACGTCTACCACGTCCCAAACAGTCGGGCAGAACGGGTTAACGTGGCTGTCAATGCTGGTAACCAACGCGCCATGCGCGCCCCTGGACACCCGCAAGGTGCGTTCGGGATGGATTCTCTGATGGATGAACTTGCCGAAAAACTCGGTATGAACCCCTTAGAGTTTCGTCGTATCAATGATCCAAATGAAGTGCGTCAGGCACAATACACCCTCGGTGCACAAGAGATAGGATGGCACCGCCGCAACAGCGTACCCGGCTCCGGCACAGGCGTGAAAAAACGGGGCATGGGACTTGGCAGCGGTCAATGGGGTGGCGGTGGCGGACGCGGCACAGAAGCGCGGGTCACTATCAATGCAGACGGCACTGTTGAAGCTGTCACAGGCACTCAAGACATCGGAACCGGTGTCCGAACAGTTATTGCAATGATTGTTGCCGAAGAATTCGGTCTTAATACTACCGATGTCCGTGTAAAGGTCGGTGATAGCCAACCCGGATTACCCTCTGGCGGCAGTGGTGGTAGTCAAACAACCCCGTCAGTAGCACCCGTTATCAAAACCGCAGCAGCAGCAGCAAAACAGAAATTGTTTGAACGCATCGCGCCTTTGCTTGAGGCACCTGTGGGAGACCTTCGTGTCGGTACCGGCACTATCTACGTTGTTTCTGACAGAACTAAGACAATTACGTGGAAACAGGCAACCGGTCAACTCGGAATGGAGAGCATTAGCGAAGGTGGAACTTGGGAGGAAGACCTCCGCCAAAACGGTGCCGCAGGTACCCAGTTCGCTGAGGTTGAAATTGATACGCAAACTGGTGCTATCAGGGTCATCAAAATTGTCGCCGTTCAGGATTGTGGATTGGCGATTAACAGGTTGACAACGGAGAGCCAGATTAATGGCGGTGTTATCATGGGATTGGGGCAGGCACTGCTTGAAGAGCGGTTCATGGACCCAGAGACCGGTCGAATGCTCAACGCCAATCTTGAGGATTACAAGGTTCCTGGAACTCTCGAAATCCCTGAGATTAAATCCATTGTTTTCGATACACACCGCAAAGTTACAGGGGTTGGTGAACCACCGTGTATTCCGACACCCGGGGCTATCGCGAATGCCGTTTACAATGCAATCGGCGTTCGGATTCGGTCTTTGCCGATAACACCCGATAAGATTCTTGACGCACTCGCTGACAAGGCATAA
- the folB gene encoding dihydroneopterin aldolase: MDKIILKGIRFHGHHGVPEAERHVGGHYEVDATLGCPLANPGRTDALADTVDYAEVVTCIIDIGTQQSFQLIEALAEKIATVILEQFAVNEIHLIVKKLRPPIEQPIDYFAVEIFRNA, encoded by the coding sequence ATGGATAAAATTATCCTCAAAGGGATTCGATTTCATGGTCACCACGGCGTTCCGGAAGCGGAACGCCACGTCGGTGGCCATTATGAGGTTGATGCGACCTTGGGGTGTCCACTTGCGAACCCCGGCAGGACAGACGCACTCGCTGATACCGTCGATTACGCTGAAGTCGTCACTTGCATCATTGACATCGGCACGCAGCAGTCGTTCCAACTCATTGAGGCACTCGCTGAGAAAATCGCTACAGTGATTTTAGAACAATTCGCAGTAAATGAGATCCATCTCATCGTCAAGAAGCTGCGTCCCCCTATAGAGCAACCCATTGATTATTTTGCCGTTGAGATTTTTCGTAATGCGTAG
- a CDS encoding aldo/keto reductase, with product MEYRTLGRAGVKVSPLCLGTMMFGGPTNEKDSIRIIHKALDAGINFMDTANVYNDGESERIIGKAVRDNRENWVIATKVHGNMGDDVNSSGSHRFHIMSAVEASLERLDTDHIDVYYLHRWDATTRIEESLRALDDCVRQGKVRYIACSNFQAWRICEALWTSDKQGLEEFVCVQPLYNIVNRDPEVELLPFCEKYGVGVVPYSPLARGVLAGKYLPGKKPPTGSRAARKDRRILQTELREESYEVAQKLKPLADAHDKTLTQFSLAWVLANPIITSAIIGPRTMKQLEDNLGCLDCTLTEADEATINELVPPGEHTGKGYNDPAYPVLGRLTPEPR from the coding sequence ATGGAATATAGGACGCTTGGACGTGCAGGTGTAAAGGTCTCGCCGCTCTGCCTCGGGACAATGATGTTCGGTGGACCAACGAACGAAAAGGATTCAATTCGGATTATCCATAAGGCACTGGACGCTGGGATTAACTTTATGGACACGGCGAATGTCTATAACGACGGTGAATCGGAACGAATAATTGGGAAAGCCGTTCGCGATAACCGAGAGAATTGGGTCATCGCCACGAAAGTTCACGGCAATATGGGAGATGACGTGAATTCAAGCGGTTCACACCGTTTTCATATTATGTCGGCAGTCGAAGCGAGTCTCGAACGTCTTGACACAGATCACATCGATGTCTATTACTTGCACCGCTGGGATGCCACCACGCGAATTGAGGAATCCCTACGGGCTTTGGACGATTGTGTGAGACAGGGGAAGGTGCGTTATATCGCCTGTTCCAACTTTCAGGCGTGGCGTATTTGCGAAGCACTCTGGACAAGCGATAAGCAAGGACTGGAAGAGTTCGTGTGTGTCCAACCGCTTTATAACATCGTTAACCGAGACCCTGAAGTAGAATTGTTGCCGTTCTGTGAGAAATATGGCGTGGGGGTTGTGCCGTATAGCCCGTTGGCACGAGGCGTGTTGGCTGGTAAGTATTTGCCCGGCAAAAAGCCACCTACGGGTTCACGAGCAGCACGTAAGGATAGACGCATTTTGCAGACGGAACTCCGCGAGGAGAGCTACGAAGTCGCGCAGAAACTCAAACCCCTCGCAGATGCACACGATAAAACACTGACGCAATTTTCATTGGCGTGGGTGTTGGCAAATCCAATAATTACTTCTGCTATCATCGGACCGCGCACCATGAAACAATTAGAGGATAACTTGGGGTGTTTAGATTGCACGCTAACGGAAGCCGACGAAGCAACTATCAACGAATTGGTCCCGCCGGGTGAACATACTGGTAAAGGGTATAACGATCCGGCGTATCCGGTGTTGGGACGGTTAACACCTGAGCCACGGTAA
- the trxA gene encoding thioredoxin, producing MAGNTFEISDDTFEGMVLTSDTPVVVDFWAEWCGPCKMIAPILDELAGENTETFKVGKVNVDDNRQTAMQYGVRSIPTLLVFKDGKVAGQIVGAMPKDALKKKILDVL from the coding sequence ATGGCTGGAAACACATTTGAAATTAGTGACGATACGTTTGAAGGAATGGTACTCACATCAGACACACCCGTTGTTGTCGACTTTTGGGCAGAGTGGTGCGGTCCGTGCAAAATGATTGCCCCCATTTTGGATGAACTCGCCGGTGAGAACACTGAGACATTTAAAGTTGGAAAAGTAAATGTTGATGACAATCGTCAGACCGCGATGCAGTACGGTGTTCGGAGCATCCCGACGCTGCTCGTTTTCAAAGACGGCAAAGTTGCGGGGCAGATTGTCGGCGCGATGCCCAAAGATGCACTCAAGAAGAAAATCTTAGACGTCCTATAA